One genomic region from Pongo abelii isolate AG06213 chromosome 4, NHGRI_mPonAbe1-v2.0_pri, whole genome shotgun sequence encodes:
- the RFESD gene encoding Rieske domain-containing protein isoform X2 — protein sequence MLKCFRNCLRPSSLSTLPLQYGILFPQLLVCLVHLHFGHFSSAVILVTSFYLSMNLDGCAQDPEKREYSSVCVGREDDIKKSERMTAVVHDREVVIFYHKGEYHAMDIRCYHSGGPLHLGDIEDFDGRPCIVCPWHKYKITLATGEGLYQSVNPKDPSAKPKWCSKGIKQRIHTVTVDNGNIYVTLSNEPFKCDSDFYATGDFKVIKSSS from the exons ATGTTGAAGTGCTTCAGGAATTGTCTTAGACCTTCTTCCTTATCTACACTTCCTCTCCAA TATGGAATTCTCTTCCCCCAGCTGTTGGTATGTCTAGTTCATTTGCATTTTGGGCATTTCAGCTCAGCTGTCATCTTAGTGAccagtttttatctgag CATGAATCTTGATGGCTGTGCACAAGATCCTGAAAAGAGGGAATATTCTTCTGTCTGTGTGGGCAGAGAAGATGacattaaaaaatctgaaagaatgaCAGCTGTTGTCCATGATAGAGAAGTGGTGATTTTCTACCACAAGGGAGAATATCATGCTATGGATATTCGCTGTTAcc aCTCAGGAGGACCTTTACATTTGGGAGATATAGAg GATTTTGATGGACGACCGTGTATAGTTTGCCCCTGgcataaatacaaaattactttGGCAACAGGAGAAGGTCTGTACCAGTCTGTAAACCCTAAAGATCCATCAGCAAAACCCAAGTGGTGCTCCAAAGGAATAAAGCAGAGGATTCACACAGTGACAGTAGACAATGGAAATATTTATGTGACTCTTTCTAATGAACCTTTTAAGTGTGACTCTGATTTTTATGCCACTGGAGACTTCAAAGTAATTAAGAGTTCTTcctga
- the RFESD gene encoding Rieske domain-containing protein isoform X1, which yields MNLDGCAQDPEKREYSSVCVGREDDIKKSERMTAVVHDREVVIFYHKGEYHAMDIRCYHSGGPLHLGDIEDFDGRPCIVCPWHKYKITLATGEGLYQSVNPKDPSAKPKWCSKGIKQRIHTVTVDNGNIYVTLSNEPFKCDSDFYATGDFKVIKSSS from the exons ATGAATCTTGATGGCTGTGCACAAGATCCTGAAAAGAGGGAATATTCTTCTGTCTGTGTGGGCAGAGAAGATGacattaaaaaatctgaaagaatgaCAGCTGTTGTCCATGATAGAGAAGTGGTGATTTTCTACCACAAGGGAGAATATCATGCTATGGATATTCGCTGTTAcc aCTCAGGAGGACCTTTACATTTGGGAGATATAGAg GATTTTGATGGACGACCGTGTATAGTTTGCCCCTGgcataaatacaaaattactttGGCAACAGGAGAAGGTCTGTACCAGTCTGTAAACCCTAAAGATCCATCAGCAAAACCCAAGTGGTGCTCCAAAGGAATAAAGCAGAGGATTCACACAGTGACAGTAGACAATGGAAATATTTATGTGACTCTTTCTAATGAACCTTTTAAGTGTGACTCTGATTTTTATGCCACTGGAGACTTCAAAGTAATTAAGAGTTCTTcctga